The Leptospira sp. WS39.C2 genome contains a region encoding:
- a CDS encoding ATP-binding protein, translating to MPSRLIRFLPNLSDENRYYLRDIFIFFLTLAVSIGFSELVFFRKEEDISFYSKLDTYVFILIPFFILSLILSYIYRNRRNRETGKIRSSIRYRLTLAFLFVALVPSLPIFILSSNLTGRLIEGFYRVDISNALRSANYFVHQVEKENEISFLDIVSRFRSVLLREKTDGYMIFQKGIKNGLFEKNEFYLGFSEKHKVQFESKNLFRYFDTLEYTESKESGIFLSHYYDSEKAFIVAKFNLEGDKTIFIAKRIHRGMEVEVLNIINATSTYEKVSLWKEKIPFSVRITIASFSFSMFLIAILFSFLFARRISKPIINLANATKKVSLGESDIRLEKTEEGEMGILIDSFNQMVSDLKAKSDELMHTQRIAAWKEVAQRMAHEIKNPLTPIQLSAQRIQRKFQNPKKENLESVIFDATETIIGQVRVLEHLVKEFSEFARMPVPVLINQNINPILEEAVALFRDTTDIEFELKLAENLPEVFLDKRLFLGVINNLIKNAVEAIITNDNSKEEMDILEMKRKKIRVMSKLQKKALRKNIIVEIDDSGPGLKEEWKEKIFEPYFSTKEKHGSGIGLAIVQKTIIDHHGHISVENSKLGGCKFRIELPLELS from the coding sequence ATGCCAAGTAGACTCATTCGTTTTTTACCCAATTTATCCGATGAGAACCGTTATTATTTACGTGATATATTCATCTTTTTTTTAACATTAGCTGTCTCCATTGGTTTTTCTGAGCTCGTTTTTTTTCGGAAAGAAGAAGATATATCGTTTTATTCCAAATTAGATACCTACGTTTTCATACTTATCCCTTTTTTCATTCTTTCCCTAATCTTAAGTTATATCTATAGAAACAGACGAAATCGGGAAACAGGTAAAATTAGGAGTTCCATTCGATACAGATTAACCCTTGCATTCTTATTTGTTGCACTTGTTCCTTCTTTGCCTATTTTCATTTTGTCTTCCAATTTAACAGGTAGGCTTATTGAAGGATTTTATCGGGTGGATATATCAAATGCACTCCGGTCAGCGAATTATTTTGTCCACCAAGTAGAAAAGGAAAATGAAATTTCCTTTCTCGACATAGTTTCCCGATTTCGTTCAGTTCTGTTACGCGAAAAAACTGACGGGTATATGATTTTTCAGAAGGGAATCAAAAATGGATTGTTTGAAAAAAATGAATTTTACTTAGGTTTTAGTGAAAAACATAAAGTCCAGTTTGAGTCAAAGAATTTGTTTCGGTATTTTGATACATTAGAATATACGGAATCTAAGGAATCTGGAATTTTCCTGAGTCATTATTATGATTCAGAAAAAGCTTTTATAGTAGCGAAATTTAATCTCGAAGGAGATAAAACTATTTTCATTGCAAAACGAATCCACCGTGGAATGGAAGTAGAAGTTTTGAATATCATCAATGCAACGTCCACTTATGAAAAAGTGAGTTTGTGGAAAGAGAAAATTCCATTTAGTGTTCGTATCACAATTGCCAGTTTTTCATTTTCGATGTTTCTCATCGCCATCCTCTTTTCTTTTTTATTTGCGAGACGAATTTCAAAACCGATTATCAATTTGGCAAATGCTACAAAAAAAGTTTCACTTGGTGAATCGGATATCCGTTTAGAAAAGACGGAAGAGGGTGAGATGGGAATCCTCATTGATAGTTTTAACCAGATGGTGAGTGACTTAAAAGCTAAATCAGATGAGCTTATGCACACCCAAAGGATTGCTGCTTGGAAAGAAGTGGCACAACGGATGGCTCATGAAATTAAAAACCCCCTAACCCCAATACAACTTTCGGCTCAGAGGATCCAAAGGAAATTCCAAAATCCCAAAAAGGAAAATTTGGAATCAGTGATTTTTGATGCCACGGAAACCATCATTGGCCAGGTAAGAGTTCTGGAACATTTAGTAAAAGAATTTAGTGAATTTGCAAGGATGCCAGTCCCTGTTCTCATCAACCAAAATATCAATCCAATTCTAGAAGAAGCTGTAGCACTTTTTCGTGATACCACGGATATCGAGTTTGAATTAAAACTCGCGGAAAACTTACCGGAAGTTTTTCTCGATAAACGATTGTTTCTTGGTGTTATTAATAATCTCATCAAAAATGCAGTTGAGGCAATAATAACCAATGACAACTCTAAAGAGGAAATGGACATCTTAGAAATGAAACGGAAAAAAATCCGTGTGATGTCAAAATTGCAAAAAAAGGCTCTTAGAAAAAACATTATCGTTGAAATTGATGATTCTGGACCTGGATTAAAAGAGGAATGGAAGGAGAAAATTTTTGAACCCTATTTTTCAACAAAAGAAAAACATGGATCAGGGATAGGCCTTGCAATTGTCCAAAAAACAATTATCGACCATCATGGCCATATTTCAGTCGAAAACTCTAAGTTAGGCGGCTGTAAATTTCGAATTGAACTTCCATTGGAACTTTCCTAA
- a CDS encoding LptA/OstA family protein, with translation MKVTFIFIVFCLFAEGMFGSPIPILYGTEDFFKKEDPSLFKEEKKNKKDKIPIIWGGSSLTQEERVVNGFPVKVFILGGGAYIMHKSIKLSAREIEIIGEEALLGNLKGQVIVEDFQNGVTLTATKGIYDKVAGTVSLENQPVLTQKKDGKVVRIKCQSIVRYLEETKTILAGKVAVTSEEFQVFGEDAVFSEKEDRIDLKGEPFLFSENRFLIGQTLSYFVKEGSIQLDGDATIYQVSYENKKDKEKDTVTKERVITQFSGKTLTHLNKGKETVTSMNGDAFMYRKNSEFKANLLESRKNNKEIKATGNVSYLDKENGYRMEGGLLFYDKEKGYSYLTESPKIVFLNKKDLIERGFLTSVFIERFDEKNETVARGDVIVETQSAKATGEFGTYYEKKDELVLEGNPTLVRDTTKISAGKIILYPKSDKALLTDGLKVIPNGEKK, from the coding sequence TTGTTTGCAGAAGGAATGTTTGGTTCACCAATCCCAATTCTTTATGGAACAGAAGATTTTTTCAAAAAAGAAGATCCCTCTTTATTCAAAGAAGAAAAAAAGAATAAAAAGGACAAAATTCCTATCATTTGGGGTGGAAGTAGCCTAACACAAGAAGAACGTGTAGTCAATGGGTTTCCAGTCAAAGTATTCATATTAGGTGGTGGCGCTTATATCATGCATAAATCCATCAAACTCAGTGCAAGGGAAATCGAAATCATTGGTGAAGAAGCTTTGCTTGGAAACCTAAAAGGCCAAGTGATAGTAGAAGACTTTCAAAACGGAGTCACACTGACAGCAACGAAAGGAATTTATGATAAAGTAGCGGGAACTGTGAGTTTAGAAAACCAGCCAGTACTTACTCAAAAAAAAGATGGTAAAGTGGTTCGAATTAAATGCCAATCCATCGTTCGATACTTAGAAGAAACAAAAACAATCCTTGCAGGGAAAGTCGCTGTTACATCTGAAGAATTCCAAGTATTCGGGGAAGACGCAGTTTTTTCCGAAAAGGAAGATCGTATTGATTTAAAAGGGGAGCCATTTTTGTTTTCAGAAAATCGATTTCTCATTGGACAAACTCTCTCTTACTTTGTTAAAGAAGGAAGTATCCAATTGGATGGAGATGCAACCATTTACCAAGTCAGTTACGAAAATAAAAAAGACAAAGAAAAAGATACGGTTACAAAAGAACGAGTCATCACACAATTTTCTGGAAAAACACTCACTCATCTGAATAAAGGAAAAGAAACTGTGACTTCTATGAATGGTGATGCTTTTATGTATCGCAAAAATTCGGAATTTAAGGCAAATCTTTTAGAAAGTAGAAAAAATAATAAGGAAATCAAGGCGACAGGTAACGTTAGTTATTTGGATAAGGAAAATGGATACCGAATGGAAGGTGGTCTACTTTTTTATGACAAAGAAAAAGGTTACTCTTATTTAACAGAATCACCAAAAATAGTTTTTCTGAATAAAAAGGATTTAATAGAACGTGGTTTTTTAACTTCAGTATTTATAGAACGATTTGATGAAAAAAATGAAACCGTTGCAAGAGGTGATGTGATTGTAGAAACACAATCAGCCAAGGCAACTGGTGAATTTGGCACTTATTATGAAAAAAAAGATGAACTTGTTTTGGAAGGGAATCCAACTCTTGTCAGAGACACGACTAAAATCTCTGCTGGAAAAATCATCTTGTACCCAAAATCGGACAAAGCCTTATTAACAGATGGGCTAAAGGTAATCCCGAATGGTGAAAAAAAGTAA
- the rpoN gene encoding RNA polymerase factor sigma-54, with translation MKLGASLSLRQSQKLVMTQDLRQSIELLSLSTLELSDKIQNELLENPLLDELGVDEKTKMPELFSIDEVKRLEKLNHEKSTDVNWQDTYSIEGPRSYDSEASDRNQKYIESSTRGETLEEHLLNQLRLIKLTKLEFEIGEVLISMIDEKGFITDDLSLVSKEMSFPEAKVRRVLQVINELDPIGIGAKDMQETLLIQARILFPENTLLHQLIGEFLSDLEKVDYKKIAKNLKITEEEILSLARLIKKLEPYPATTYQGRKIDYVVADVVVKEVGNEFNIFINDEWLPKLTIQEEYKELLNHKLPPKEKEYFQTKYSSAQWLIRSIQQRRQTLQRVVSCIIDFQVDFFRGGIGFIKPLTLKEVAEKLGLHESTISRITTNKYIQTTWGIFELKWFFSSGVKSSEGGKESSKKIHEIIRNLVKEEDENNPLSDQDIVELMEKKGIEIARRTVAKYRKVLRILPSNERKRISSLKG, from the coding sequence ATGAAACTCGGGGCTTCACTATCACTACGCCAATCCCAGAAACTGGTGATGACCCAAGACTTACGTCAGTCTATAGAACTATTATCTTTATCCACACTTGAACTTTCAGATAAAATCCAAAATGAATTATTAGAAAACCCACTCCTTGATGAATTAGGTGTGGATGAAAAAACAAAAATGCCTGAGTTATTTTCCATTGATGAAGTCAAACGATTGGAAAAACTCAATCACGAGAAAAGTACCGACGTCAATTGGCAAGATACATATTCAATAGAAGGTCCTAGATCTTATGATTCGGAAGCAAGTGATAGAAACCAAAAATATATAGAATCTTCCACCAGGGGAGAAACCTTAGAAGAACACCTGCTAAACCAATTGCGCCTTATCAAACTAACCAAATTGGAATTTGAAATTGGCGAAGTCCTAATCAGTATGATAGATGAGAAAGGTTTTATAACTGACGACTTGTCTCTTGTATCAAAAGAAATGAGTTTTCCGGAAGCAAAAGTCAGAAGAGTTTTACAAGTCATCAATGAATTGGATCCAATCGGGATTGGTGCAAAGGATATGCAAGAAACCCTTCTCATCCAAGCAAGGATCTTATTTCCTGAGAATACTTTGTTACACCAATTGATTGGTGAATTTTTGTCTGACTTAGAGAAAGTTGATTATAAAAAAATCGCAAAAAACTTAAAGATTACGGAAGAAGAGATTTTAAGTTTAGCAAGGTTGATTAAAAAATTAGAACCGTATCCCGCAACCACCTACCAAGGTCGCAAAATAGATTATGTGGTTGCTGATGTTGTAGTTAAGGAAGTGGGGAATGAGTTTAATATATTCATCAATGATGAATGGTTACCAAAACTAACAATCCAAGAAGAATACAAAGAACTTCTAAACCACAAGTTACCTCCAAAAGAAAAGGAATACTTCCAGACTAAATATAGTTCCGCACAATGGCTCATCAGGTCAATCCAACAAAGAAGGCAAACCTTACAAAGAGTTGTGAGTTGTATCATAGATTTCCAAGTTGATTTTTTTCGAGGTGGGATTGGTTTTATCAAACCACTTACTTTGAAAGAGGTAGCAGAAAAACTTGGCCTACATGAATCAACAATTTCAAGGATCACAACAAATAAATACATCCAAACTACTTGGGGAATTTTTGAGCTAAAATGGTTTTTTTCATCTGGTGTAAAGTCTTCCGAAGGTGGAAAAGAGAGTTCCAAAAAAATCCATGAAATCATTCGAAATTTGGTCAAAGAAGAGGATGAAAACAATCCACTTTCCGACCAGGACATAGTGGAACTTATGGAGAAAAAAGGTATTGAAATTGCCCGAAGGACAGTGGCAAAATACCGAAAGGTTTTACGAATCCTTCCATCCAACGAAAGAAAACGAATTAGTTCACTCAAGGGGTAA
- the fmt gene encoding methionyl-tRNA formyltransferase, protein MKLSIGYFGSPEHSKELLRMILDAGIQVDFVVTNVDKPVGRKQIITPTPVKLLAEEKGIPVIQSPRLRTDEGAQKQILSYKSPVHVVYAYGSIVPDLVFLDPKWGSINLHGSLLPKYRGASPVQSALLNGEEVTGFTIQYLAKEVDSGDIISQKSWKISPEESTGSLLQKITQFGGVEIIELLKTLETTGQRWEGTPQNAKEATHCQKITANHRPVHWTKAANEIHNQIRALYPDPLATTEFRGKKLILVSSFLLEPSLEPIPIPEGTKPGSFFLHQKKRLFCLCGDGNLLGIDTLQPEGKKPMKGFEFFNGARVLAGESFT, encoded by the coding sequence ATGAAACTCTCTATTGGTTATTTTGGTTCTCCGGAACATTCCAAAGAATTATTACGAATGATTCTCGATGCGGGGATCCAAGTAGATTTTGTGGTGACAAACGTCGACAAACCTGTGGGCAGAAAACAAATCATCACTCCCACACCAGTGAAATTGCTTGCAGAAGAAAAAGGAATTCCTGTGATCCAATCACCTCGCCTTCGCACAGATGAAGGGGCACAAAAACAAATCCTATCTTACAAGTCTCCCGTGCATGTGGTGTATGCCTATGGATCCATTGTGCCAGACCTTGTGTTTTTAGATCCCAAATGGGGGAGTATCAATTTACATGGAAGTCTCCTTCCTAAATACAGAGGTGCCTCTCCCGTACAAAGTGCTCTCCTCAATGGGGAAGAAGTCACTGGGTTTACCATCCAATACCTTGCAAAAGAAGTAGATTCGGGGGACATCATTTCCCAAAAATCCTGGAAGATCTCTCCGGAAGAATCAACTGGATCCCTTTTGCAAAAGATTACGCAATTTGGAGGGGTAGAAATCATCGAACTCTTAAAGACCTTGGAAACCACAGGCCAAAGGTGGGAAGGAACCCCACAGAATGCAAAAGAAGCCACCCATTGCCAAAAAATCACGGCAAACCATAGACCTGTTCACTGGACAAAAGCAGCAAACGAGATCCACAACCAAATCCGAGCTCTTTACCCAGACCCACTTGCTACGACCGAATTCCGGGGAAAAAAACTCATCCTTGTGTCTTCCTTTTTGCTCGAACCGAGCCTTGAACCCATTCCAATCCCCGAGGGAACAAAACCGGGTTCCTTTTTTCTTCACCAGAAAAAAAGGCTTTTCTGCCTCTGTGGAGACGGAAACCTGCTTGGTATAGATACCTTACAACCCGAAGGGAAAAAACCCATGAAGGGATTTGAATTTTTTAATGGGGCGCGGGTTTTGGCCGGAGAATCATTTACGTGA
- a CDS encoding sigma-54-dependent transcriptional regulator: MQKLIYILDDEKEIRKTLRVILEDEDYTVEDFSNGKSLMKALSKERPSLVLLDVWVGKEDGLTILDECKKLYPSLPIVMISGHGTIELAVNATKKGAVDFLEKPLSIEKVIQTIETSIEKTKESDFPKFQLDVDEILGESPSITRVKFAVFQAAETNARVFIYGENGTGKELTARSIHLNSKRKGEPYIEFNCASFPEENMEQELFGSELVSQSETQDVKIGKWEQAQNGTLFLDEICDLSLSLQSKVLKAILDQKIERVGGKESISVDVRIIAATNSNVEEAIREGKFREDLFYALNVIPLELPPLRERNQDIALLAEFYLKKSISENQLPNKTIDRDGLDTLTSHFWPGNVRELANIIERLSILVPGETIRAKDVKEALHGFKKANEMVARGDLKHAKEEFERQYIIKTLQICEGNVTRTSKALGIERTHLYRKLRSLNISVDQLIEG, encoded by the coding sequence ATGCAAAAATTGATCTATATATTAGATGATGAAAAAGAAATCCGAAAAACTTTACGTGTAATCTTAGAGGACGAAGATTATACTGTCGAAGATTTTTCGAATGGGAAATCCCTCATGAAGGCTTTGTCAAAAGAGAGACCTTCCCTTGTTTTACTAGATGTTTGGGTTGGAAAAGAAGATGGTCTAACCATATTAGATGAATGTAAAAAACTATACCCAAGCCTTCCGATTGTTATGATTTCAGGCCACGGAACCATTGAACTTGCTGTCAATGCCACAAAAAAAGGGGCAGTGGATTTCTTAGAAAAACCTTTATCGATTGAAAAGGTCATCCAAACCATCGAAACATCGATTGAAAAAACCAAGGAATCGGATTTTCCAAAATTTCAATTGGACGTGGATGAAATTCTCGGCGAATCTCCATCCATTACTCGTGTGAAATTTGCGGTTTTCCAAGCTGCAGAAACCAATGCACGAGTGTTTATATATGGTGAAAATGGAACTGGCAAAGAATTAACTGCAAGATCCATCCATTTGAATTCGAAACGAAAGGGTGAACCTTATATTGAATTTAATTGTGCCTCTTTTCCTGAAGAAAATATGGAACAAGAGTTATTTGGGAGTGAACTTGTTTCCCAATCTGAAACACAAGATGTCAAAATTGGGAAATGGGAGCAAGCGCAGAATGGTACTCTTTTTTTGGATGAAATCTGTGATCTTAGTTTATCCCTCCAATCCAAAGTACTAAAAGCCATCCTTGACCAAAAGATTGAACGAGTGGGTGGAAAAGAATCCATCAGTGTTGATGTAAGAATCATTGCCGCAACCAATTCCAATGTGGAAGAAGCCATTCGCGAAGGAAAATTTCGAGAGGATTTATTTTATGCTCTCAATGTAATTCCTCTCGAATTACCACCGTTACGCGAAAGAAACCAGGATATAGCTTTGTTGGCAGAATTTTATTTGAAAAAATCTATTTCTGAAAATCAACTTCCAAACAAAACCATAGATCGTGATGGTTTAGATACACTTACTTCTCATTTTTGGCCGGGAAACGTCAGAGAACTTGCCAATATCATCGAACGTTTGAGTATTCTTGTTCCAGGTGAGACCATAAGAGCAAAAGATGTCAAAGAAGCTTTACATGGATTCAAAAAAGCGAATGAAATGGTAGCAAGAGGTGATTTAAAACATGCAAAAGAAGAATTTGAACGCCAATACATCATCAAAACCTTACAAATTTGTGAAGGGAATGTAACCCGCACATCGAAGGCACTGGGGATTGAACGCACCCACTTATACAGAAAATTAAGATCACTCAATATTTCTGTGGATCAATTGATAGAAGGATAA
- the hprK gene encoding HPr(Ser) kinase/phosphatase gives MPVPGITVDTILRDHDDLQLVLVTGEVGLSNRINSAEINRPGLSLTGFFDFFANDRIQILGKGEWAYLNSLSEEKLMEITDKFFEFHLNCIIYTHGNEPQIPFVERAKEKGIPLFKTEIATHRFITLISQILDRALAPRTMRHGVLIEVFGIGTLLTGRSGVGKSETALELIERGHRLVADDMVEIRRLSESYLIGSCSDLLRHHMEIRGLGILNIKDLFGVGSVRDHKLIELIINLKEWEEQTSGDYERTGIEQSMEEILGVSVPYIEIPVKPGRNIPIIVETAAMNQRLRKMGKNSAKEFSNKLNTYIQQSTIETNPIKD, from the coding sequence ATGCCAGTTCCAGGAATTACAGTGGATACCATTTTACGAGACCACGATGACTTGCAACTTGTACTCGTGACAGGTGAAGTTGGACTTTCGAATCGAATCAATAGTGCTGAAATCAACAGACCTGGCCTATCACTTACAGGATTTTTTGATTTTTTTGCCAATGATAGAATCCAAATTTTAGGCAAAGGAGAATGGGCTTATCTCAATTCATTATCAGAAGAAAAATTGATGGAGATTACAGATAAGTTTTTTGAATTCCATTTAAATTGTATTATATACACCCACGGTAATGAACCCCAAATTCCATTTGTGGAAAGGGCTAAAGAAAAAGGGATTCCTCTTTTCAAAACTGAAATTGCAACCCATCGATTTATTACTTTAATCTCTCAAATTTTAGATAGAGCTCTTGCACCAAGAACCATGCGCCATGGTGTTCTCATCGAAGTGTTTGGCATTGGAACTTTGCTTACTGGTAGGTCTGGTGTAGGTAAAAGTGAAACTGCTCTAGAACTTATTGAACGTGGGCACCGTCTCGTTGCTGATGATATGGTGGAGATTAGGCGCCTTAGCGAAAGTTATTTAATCGGTTCATGTTCTGATTTACTCCGCCATCATATGGAAATCAGAGGCCTCGGAATTCTTAACATCAAAGATCTGTTTGGCGTTGGGTCAGTAAGAGATCACAAACTCATCGAACTCATCATCAATTTAAAAGAATGGGAAGAACAAACTTCAGGGGATTATGAAAGAACAGGAATCGAACAAAGTATGGAAGAAATTTTAGGTGTTTCCGTACCTTATATTGAAATCCCTGTCAAACCGGGACGAAACATCCCCATCATCGTGGAAACTGCGGCAATGAACCAAAGGTTACGAAAGATGGGAAAAAATAGTGCCAAAGAATTTTCCAATAAACTTAATACTTATATCCAGCAGAGTACCATTGAAACAAATCCAATTAAAGATTAG
- the priA gene encoding primosomal protein N': MIQYAEIALNLSWESKTLTYEIPTGMTGLKPGMRVLVPLNGKEWDGVVIELHRNEPNYETLTILKQIDTEPVLTREQMDLANWMADHYLSSLGEALFLMVPKGKKRKILESKNHTIQSQLLLPLNEAQTKAFQEIKSQVTSNTHLLYGITGSGKTEVYLHLMRDILDSPKGTVIFLVPEISLTYPTIARIEKIFPGQVAVLHSHLRISEKFQNYLDLKEGKKRICIGTRSAIFAPVSDLQLVIMDEEHDGSYKENGSPRYHARQVALQRIQKSNGKLLLGSATPSVELYYLAKSGQIGFSKLEHRASPHAKLPHVEMAEKGDDKNLIVGDLQFKIADRLKKKEQIILLLNRRGYNPFIFSPNTKEFVHCPKCTATLCYHSDQTVRCHLCGYKSNFRNLKQMMGEDLELFGAGTQKLEEYLLSHFPQARIERLDQDSSKNKDVTRSVLEKLGEGNLDILTGTQMIAKGLDYANVTLVGILNANHGLGVPDFRSSERTYALVSQVAGRAGRGEKPGEVIIQSNDPEHPVLKMAKEQNYPAFFEWELEFRKDLFYPPFARLARLVFRSKYEEVANKQSVLFGELLKEKKDESITMLGPTQCPFYKIDNNFRYHILLKSKSITAIRTLLKETKQTFKVDHKCYIEYDLDPLELV; this comes from the coding sequence ATGATCCAATATGCGGAAATTGCACTCAATCTATCCTGGGAAAGTAAAACCTTAACATACGAGATTCCCACTGGAATGACTGGTTTAAAACCAGGCATGCGAGTCCTTGTTCCTCTCAATGGAAAGGAATGGGATGGAGTTGTGATTGAGCTCCATAGGAACGAACCAAATTACGAAACCTTAACCATTCTCAAACAAATTGATACGGAACCTGTGCTCACAAGAGAACAAATGGATCTGGCCAATTGGATGGCTGACCATTATTTGTCCTCTCTTGGTGAAGCATTGTTTCTAATGGTACCAAAAGGCAAAAAAAGAAAAATCCTAGAGTCCAAAAATCATACCATCCAAAGCCAACTTTTACTTCCGTTAAATGAAGCACAAACAAAAGCTTTCCAGGAAATCAAATCGCAAGTTACCTCCAACACACATTTGTTATACGGAATCACTGGGAGTGGAAAAACAGAAGTATATCTGCATTTGATGCGAGATATTTTAGATTCACCCAAAGGAACGGTGATTTTTCTGGTTCCCGAAATTTCTTTGACCTATCCCACGATTGCAAGGATCGAAAAAATATTTCCAGGACAAGTTGCCGTATTACATTCCCACTTACGGATCTCTGAAAAATTCCAAAACTACTTGGATCTAAAAGAAGGGAAAAAAAGAATTTGTATTGGAACTCGTTCTGCAATCTTTGCACCTGTTTCTGACTTACAACTTGTCATTATGGACGAGGAACATGACGGGTCATATAAAGAAAATGGATCTCCCCGTTACCATGCCCGCCAAGTGGCCTTACAACGAATTCAAAAATCAAATGGAAAACTCCTTCTTGGATCAGCTACACCAAGCGTGGAATTGTATTATCTTGCCAAGTCGGGCCAAATTGGTTTTTCCAAGTTAGAACATAGAGCAAGTCCCCATGCTAAACTCCCCCATGTGGAAATGGCAGAAAAAGGAGATGATAAAAATCTCATCGTGGGTGACTTACAATTTAAAATTGCAGACCGACTGAAAAAAAAAGAACAGATCATTTTACTACTCAATCGTCGTGGTTATAATCCTTTTATCTTTTCACCTAACACAAAAGAGTTTGTCCATTGTCCAAAGTGTACCGCCACTCTTTGTTACCATTCCGACCAAACAGTTCGATGCCATTTATGTGGTTACAAATCCAATTTTCGCAATTTAAAACAAATGATGGGGGAAGATTTAGAACTCTTTGGGGCTGGCACACAAAAACTCGAAGAATATTTACTTTCCCATTTCCCACAAGCAAGGATTGAACGGCTCGACCAAGACAGTTCGAAAAACAAAGATGTGACCCGCTCCGTACTTGAAAAATTAGGGGAAGGGAACTTGGACATCCTCACAGGTACCCAAATGATTGCCAAAGGTCTTGACTATGCCAATGTAACCCTTGTGGGTATTCTTAACGCCAATCATGGGTTAGGTGTTCCTGACTTTCGCAGTAGTGAAAGGACCTATGCCCTTGTTTCACAAGTTGCTGGTCGTGCTGGACGTGGGGAAAAACCAGGAGAAGTCATCATCCAATCCAATGACCCCGAGCACCCAGTACTCAAAATGGCAAAGGAACAAAACTACCCCGCTTTTTTTGAGTGGGAGTTGGAATTTCGAAAGGATTTATTTTACCCACCTTTTGCAAGGCTTGCAAGACTTGTCTTTCGTTCCAAATATGAAGAGGTGGCAAACAAACAATCCGTATTGTTTGGAGAGCTCTTAAAAGAAAAAAAAGACGAATCCATTACGATGTTAGGGCCAACCCAATGTCCTTTTTATAAAATTGATAATAATTTTCGGTATCATATTTTACTTAAAAGCAAATCCATTACGGCGATCCGAACTCTTTTAAAAGAAACAAAACAAACATTCAAAGTTGATCATAAATGTTATATTGAATATGACTTAGATCCTTTGGAACTTGTATAA
- the lptB gene encoding LPS export ABC transporter ATP-binding protein translates to MENLVKIYNKRKVVDGVSFYIKKGEIVGLLGPNGAGKTTSFYMSVGFVTPDEGHVFIDNEDLTKAPMHIRARMGVGYLAQEASIFRKLTVAENLEAILETMNLPGDEIIRRRDELLMELQIMRVANQKGYTLSGGERRRCEIARALVTNPDFILLDEPFAGVDPIAVKDIQNVIQSLKERGLGILITDHNVRETLKITDRAYIMYSGRILISGTADDLINDPETRRIYLGEDFKL, encoded by the coding sequence ATGGAAAACTTAGTAAAAATCTATAACAAACGTAAAGTTGTAGATGGAGTGAGTTTTTATATAAAAAAAGGGGAAATTGTTGGTCTTTTAGGGCCTAATGGTGCAGGGAAAACCACAAGTTTTTATATGAGTGTGGGATTTGTAACTCCTGACGAAGGCCATGTTTTTATAGATAACGAAGATTTAACAAAAGCTCCTATGCACATTCGTGCTAGGATGGGAGTGGGATATTTGGCCCAAGAAGCAAGTATCTTTCGCAAGCTGACTGTTGCCGAAAACTTAGAAGCAATTTTAGAAACTATGAATTTGCCTGGAGATGAAATCATTCGTCGACGGGATGAACTACTCATGGAATTACAAATCATGCGAGTTGCAAACCAAAAAGGATATACTCTTTCTGGTGGTGAAAGAAGAAGGTGTGAAATAGCCAGAGCACTTGTTACGAATCCCGACTTTATCTTGTTAGATGAGCCATTTGCGGGTGTTGACCCAATTGCAGTAAAAGACATTCAGAATGTAATCCAATCCTTGAAAGAAAGAGGGCTTGGAATTTTAATAACAGATCATAACGTAAGAGAAACTTTGAAAATTACGGATCGAGCTTATATCATGTACAGTGGTAGGATTTTAATTTCTGGCACTGCGGATGATCTCATCAATGACCCAGAAACACGTCGCATTTACCTGGGTGAGGATTTTAAACTCTAA
- a CDS encoding HPr family phosphocarrier protein: protein MKQIQLKIREDSTGLHARPASLFVKVAASFPCEIFVIKDDIEVNGKSIMGLMMLALGPGTEFSVKADGTREEEALQALETLVVQNFESNAK, encoded by the coding sequence TTGAAACAAATCCAATTAAAGATTAGAGAGGATAGTACAGGACTCCATGCAAGACCTGCTTCCTTATTTGTAAAGGTCGCAGCGAGTTTCCCATGCGAAATTTTTGTCATTAAAGACGACATAGAAGTCAATGGAAAATCCATTATGGGTCTTATGATGTTGGCCCTTGGTCCAGGAACAGAATTTTCCGTCAAAGCTGATGGAACTAGGGAAGAGGAGGCGTTACAAGCTTTAGAAACTCTTGTTGTTCAAAATTTTGAATCAAATGCCAAGTAG